One Bacteroidota bacterium DNA window includes the following coding sequences:
- a CDS encoding CPBP family intramembrane metalloprotease has product MIKSFLELLLHLVVIIPLAIGLMNIRSRENYMRLALFSVLYIINQLALSLPNYVPAFDFIGGNWNWDGKVLGLVVGILSVILFKNHFNGNNFFTLRQNPATIRSTVVAVSLLTITSLALSFFMGNQQWDTETLIFEFTMPSIEEEIMFRGVLLGLLSTVLKPSVPRAGNPSVLITALLFGFVHAFGLTNDYSIHFDPFFFLMTALAGYVWGWVTVKSRSILLAYLSHNVCNWLGTLLTML; this is encoded by the coding sequence ATGATAAAATCTTTTCTCGAACTACTTCTTCATCTCGTCGTGATAATACCACTTGCAATCGGGTTGATGAATATCCGAAGCCGGGAAAATTATATGCGGCTGGCTTTGTTTTCGGTACTTTATATCATTAATCAACTTGCACTATCATTACCTAATTATGTGCCTGCGTTCGATTTTATAGGAGGGAACTGGAATTGGGACGGAAAAGTACTGGGACTGGTTGTGGGTATTTTGTCCGTAATCCTTTTCAAAAATCACTTCAACGGCAATAATTTTTTCACACTCAGGCAAAATCCGGCAACCATTCGCAGCACAGTTGTTGCGGTTTCATTACTGACAATCACATCGCTTGCGCTTTCCTTTTTTATGGGTAATCAACAGTGGGATACGGAGACGCTGATTTTTGAATTTACAATGCCCTCGATTGAAGAAGAAATTATGTTCCGCGGGGTTTTGTTAGGCTTGCTTAGTACTGTGCTGAAGCCTTCTGTTCCGAGGGCTGGAAATCCTTCTGTATTGATTACGGCATTGCTTTTTGGGTTCGTACATGCGTTTGGATTAACCAACGATTATTCAATACATTTTGATCCCTTTTTCTTTCTTATGACAGCACTTGCCGGATATGTATGGGGTTGGGTAACTGTAAAAAGCAGAAGCATATTGCTTGCATATTTATCGCACAACGTATGTAACTGGCTGGGAACGTTGTTAACAATGCTGTAA
- a CDS encoding Crp/Fnr family transcriptional regulator, with protein sequence MDKTAFIKSIFDPYFEADKSVWAVFAEAFTERTFKRNQLIKEAGKHEEYLNIIVSGSAGIFALRNEQTVCLDLCYEQDVCCDYMSFLTQTPTPLYTQAFEPLQLLSVPFQALQQVYEQSAIGNKIGRLAAEGLYIHKQNQQIDLLTRTAEERYLMLMQKQPQVILRTPSKHIASFLGITPESMSRIRKNSGNQQTG encoded by the coding sequence ATGGATAAAACCGCCTTTATCAAATCCATCTTCGATCCTTATTTTGAAGCCGACAAATCGGTGTGGGCGGTATTTGCCGAAGCATTTACCGAAAGAACATTCAAACGGAACCAGCTTATCAAGGAAGCCGGAAAACACGAAGAATATCTCAATATTATTGTCAGCGGATCAGCCGGCATCTTTGCATTGCGCAACGAACAAACGGTTTGCCTTGATCTTTGCTACGAACAGGATGTATGTTGCGACTACATGTCGTTTCTTACACAAACACCTACGCCCCTTTACACACAGGCATTCGAACCCTTGCAGCTGCTCTCGGTTCCCTTTCAGGCATTGCAGCAGGTGTATGAGCAATCGGCCATAGGTAATAAAATAGGGCGTCTCGCTGCGGAAGGGCTTTACATCCACAAACAAAACCAGCAAATCGACCTGCTTACACGTACAGCCGAGGAACGCTACCTCATGCTCATGCAAAAACAACCGCAGGTTATTCTCCGCACACCTTCAAAGCACATTGCTTCATTCCTCGGCATCACACCCGAAAGCATGAGCCGCATCCGCAAAAACTCCGGCAATCAGCAAACCGGATAA
- a CDS encoding T9SS type A sorting domain-containing protein, with the protein MKPKSYHRLAALLCILVSVLLQAQQIQESATGNYPGFPDRPPRQDIQPYSGADMRELWTTTARSYRIFSTAQQPWSYIGPGNANALCGAGRVNCVAVDPLDSNTIWLGSASGGLWKSSNAGLAWTPVSDFFASLGVTKILYEPLNPQTIYLATGDANGGDAYSFGLLKSTDGGVTWDSTALSFTLQANEYIRDFVVHPSLSGHLVVLTNRYIYRSTDGGATFNSVLTGDFYSVVRDPQNAALLYATSYPDVNYAYARIRSSNNNGLSWSFCDIGLPPVYFKIKLAVSPAQPGYLFAAGIKLGTDSMNVIQTSDGGQTWFSAPFHNIGQQTWFNLYFDVSQSQPLRYYFGAVWSWKSTDAGFSWNTMSQWAPVHCDHHGILQTGNGRFFDCNDGGIWKTNDDGATWINLNNNLGALQFYRMDVCKTDTSVIGAGAQDNCYVVKSQGTGNNWHSDVGGDIMEVLIDPVVSNNHYVMGIGGAMAASATGGANWYSIPASNSPLPVWTGYWVTPFAMNPQNTRSFIAGFTEVWKSNDACMNWVPLSSALNNGNNLNCVAFAPSDTNVIYATDFNRFYATFNSGQNWQNYSAALPAGVPVHRVFVHPQQPLEVWLVCGGYLSGSKIYKSVNGGASWINLSAGLPNIQFNCGQLTADAQNTVFLGSSAGMYMLADSLSGWVKMQNGFPNANVSDIEFVPAVRTVFCSTYGRGMWKFELPAINTGLPAGNDAGIVSVFPSPASDHVQVYFSGSFAQSSSLVVFDAFGRQIFSQAINRSAVIATSDWASGLYFFQLEVGGRRIVRQVAISH; encoded by the coding sequence ATGAAACCCAAATCTTACCACCGGCTGGCAGCACTGTTGTGCATTTTAGTGTCTGTTCTATTACAGGCTCAGCAAATTCAGGAATCAGCCACAGGCAATTATCCCGGCTTTCCTGACAGGCCGCCCCGTCAGGATATTCAACCTTACTCGGGAGCCGATATGCGTGAATTATGGACGACAACGGCTCGTTCGTACCGGATTTTTTCAACCGCACAGCAGCCGTGGAGCTATATTGGCCCAGGCAATGCAAATGCGCTTTGCGGGGCAGGCCGGGTAAACTGTGTGGCTGTTGACCCGCTCGACAGTAACACAATCTGGTTAGGCTCGGCAAGTGGAGGTTTGTGGAAAAGTAGTAATGCCGGACTGGCCTGGACACCAGTATCCGATTTTTTCGCTTCGCTTGGTGTAACTAAAATTCTTTACGAGCCGCTCAATCCCCAAACCATTTACCTTGCCACCGGCGATGCGAATGGTGGTGATGCTTATTCTTTCGGCCTTTTGAAAAGTACCGATGGTGGTGTTACATGGGATTCTACTGCACTTTCATTTACGTTGCAAGCCAATGAATATATCCGTGATTTTGTGGTACATCCTTCATTGTCAGGACACCTTGTCGTTCTTACCAATCGCTACATCTATCGTTCAACCGATGGCGGGGCGACGTTTAATTCAGTGCTTACAGGTGATTTTTACAGTGTTGTACGCGATCCGCAAAATGCAGCGTTACTTTATGCGACATCATATCCTGATGTGAATTATGCATATGCGCGCATACGCTCAAGCAACAATAACGGACTGAGCTGGAGTTTTTGCGACATTGGATTGCCGCCGGTGTATTTTAAAATCAAACTCGCTGTTTCGCCGGCTCAGCCGGGCTACCTCTTTGCTGCAGGCATAAAGCTGGGCACTGATTCCATGAATGTTATCCAGACTTCGGATGGTGGACAGACGTGGTTTTCTGCACCATTTCACAACATCGGTCAGCAAACGTGGTTTAATCTGTATTTTGATGTATCACAGAGCCAGCCGCTGCGGTATTATTTTGGCGCAGTGTGGAGCTGGAAAAGTACAGACGCGGGTTTTTCATGGAATACAATGTCGCAATGGGCTCCGGTACATTGCGACCATCATGGTATTTTACAAACCGGGAACGGACGTTTTTTTGACTGCAACGACGGAGGGATCTGGAAAACCAACGATGACGGCGCAACCTGGATTAATCTGAATAATAATTTAGGGGCATTGCAGTTTTACCGCATGGATGTGTGTAAAACGGATACTTCGGTAATTGGCGCGGGGGCGCAGGATAATTGTTATGTGGTAAAAAGTCAGGGCACAGGCAACAACTGGCATTCAGATGTGGGCGGTGATATTATGGAAGTGCTTATTGATCCGGTAGTTTCCAATAATCATTATGTAATGGGTATTGGTGGTGCAATGGCAGCCTCGGCGACCGGCGGAGCAAACTGGTATTCCATCCCGGCATCAAACAGTCCGTTGCCTGTGTGGACCGGTTACTGGGTTACGCCTTTTGCAATGAATCCGCAAAATACCCGTTCGTTCATTGCTGGTTTTACGGAAGTGTGGAAATCAAACGATGCCTGTATGAACTGGGTGCCTCTTTCTTCGGCATTAAACAATGGGAATAATCTCAATTGTGTAGCCTTTGCCCCCTCTGATACAAACGTAATTTATGCCACAGATTTTAACCGGTTTTATGCAACGTTCAACTCCGGGCAGAACTGGCAGAATTATTCGGCCGCGCTTCCCGCGGGTGTACCAGTGCATCGTGTGTTTGTGCATCCGCAGCAACCACTCGAAGTGTGGCTTGTGTGTGGTGGCTATTTGTCGGGAAGTAAAATATACAAATCGGTTAACGGTGGTGCATCATGGATAAATCTTTCCGCGGGCTTACCCAATATTCAGTTTAACTGCGGACAATTAACGGCTGATGCTCAGAATACGGTATTTCTGGGCTCTTCGGCGGGTATGTATATGCTGGCCGATTCGCTTAGCGGATGGGTAAAAATGCAGAACGGATTTCCTAATGCCAATGTTTCGGATATTGAATTTGTGCCTGCCGTGAGAACTGTATTCTGTTCTACTTATGGACGAGGAATGTGGAAATTTGAATTGCCGGCAATAAATACCGGGCTACCGGCCGGAAATGATGCGGGGATCGTTTCCGTTTTTCCATCGCCGGCTTCAGATCATGTGCAGGTTTATTTTTCCGGGTCATTCGCCCAATCCTCCAGCTTAGTGGTGTTTGATGCATTCGGCAGGCAGATCTTTTCACAGGCGATTAATCGTTCAGCTGTTATAGCCACTTCCGATTGGGCTTCCGGGCTTTATTTCTTTCAGCTGGAAGTGGGTGGCCGGAGAATTGTACGACAAGTAGCAATATCACATTAA
- the katG gene encoding catalase/peroxidase HPI, with amino-acid sequence MEAKTGKCPFGHGANTETQKSVYDKWPKALNLDILHQHDVKTKPTDTGFNYREAFAKLDLEALKADLKKMMTESQDWWPADWGHYGGLMIRMAWHAAGTYRAGDGRGGANTGNLRFAPLNSWPDNGNLDKARRLLYPIKKKYGNKISWADLMILAGNMAYESMGFKTFGFGGGREDIWHPEKDVYWGAEKEWLAKSRYSEPGNSESLENPLAAVQMGLIYVNPEGVDGKSDPLRTAQDMRTTFKRMGMNDEETAALTAGGHTVGKAHGNGNPSNIGPEPEAAAIHEQGMGWINAGGKGNAEHTVTSGLEGAWTTTPDKWNRTYFHLLLNHDWALTKSPFGASQWEPVNMKEEDKPFDAHIPGVRRNPIMTDADMALKMDPEYRKISERFYNDPAYFEETFARAWFKLTHRDMGPKSRYLGADVPKEDLIWQDPVPAASYTLSDSETDALKQTLLNSGLTAAELIVTAWDSARTFRQSDYRGGANGARIRLEPQKNWQANEPAQLDKVLRKLEEIQAGLNKKVSLADLIVLGGTAAVEKAARDAGFNVTVPFAPGRGDATQVATDAESFQYLEPVHDGFRNWLKKDYEVSPEELLIDRAQLMGLTAAEMTVLVGGMRVLGTNHSGTAHGVFTSNPGKLTTDFFVNLTDMQYAWKPAGDNMYRLVNRKTGETKWTATRVDLVFGSNSILRAYAEFYAQDDNREKFVHDFINAWTKVMNADRFDLH; translated from the coding sequence ATGGAAGCAAAAACCGGAAAATGTCCGTTCGGACATGGAGCCAACACCGAAACTCAGAAATCGGTTTACGACAAATGGCCCAAAGCCTTAAATCTTGATATTTTGCATCAGCATGATGTAAAAACAAAACCTACTGACACCGGTTTCAATTACCGCGAAGCGTTTGCCAAGCTCGATCTTGAAGCACTGAAAGCCGATCTCAAAAAAATGATGACCGAAAGTCAGGACTGGTGGCCGGCCGACTGGGGGCATTACGGCGGATTGATGATTCGTATGGCCTGGCATGCTGCGGGTACATACCGTGCAGGCGACGGACGCGGCGGCGCAAATACCGGCAACCTGCGTTTTGCCCCGCTCAACAGCTGGCCCGACAACGGCAACCTCGACAAAGCCCGCCGCCTTCTTTATCCCATCAAAAAGAAATACGGCAACAAAATTTCGTGGGCTGATCTTATGATTCTGGCCGGCAACATGGCTTACGAGTCAATGGGCTTCAAAACATTTGGTTTTGGCGGCGGCCGCGAAGATATCTGGCATCCTGAAAAAGACGTGTACTGGGGTGCCGAAAAAGAATGGCTGGCAAAAAGCCGCTACTCCGAACCCGGCAACAGTGAGTCGCTTGAGAATCCGCTGGCGGCCGTGCAAATGGGGTTGATTTATGTAAACCCCGAAGGTGTTGACGGGAAATCTGATCCGCTGCGCACCGCGCAGGACATGCGCACCACATTTAAGCGCATGGGCATGAACGATGAAGAGACGGCCGCGCTTACAGCCGGCGGGCACACGGTGGGTAAAGCACACGGCAACGGCAATCCGTCAAACATCGGTCCCGAACCCGAAGCTGCCGCCATTCACGAACAGGGCATGGGCTGGATCAATGCAGGCGGCAAAGGAAATGCCGAGCACACTGTAACCAGTGGCCTTGAAGGCGCCTGGACCACCACACCCGATAAATGGAACCGTACTTACTTTCACCTGCTCCTCAACCACGACTGGGCGTTGACCAAAAGTCCGTTCGGTGCCTCGCAGTGGGAGCCGGTGAACATGAAAGAAGAAGACAAGCCGTTTGATGCCCACATACCCGGCGTGCGCCGCAACCCGATTATGACTGATGCCGACATGGCATTGAAAATGGATCCGGAGTACCGCAAAATTTCTGAACGTTTTTACAACGATCCGGCTTATTTCGAGGAAACATTCGCGCGTGCATGGTTCAAACTCACACACCGCGATATGGGCCCGAAAAGCCGCTACCTCGGCGCCGATGTGCCCAAAGAAGATCTCATCTGGCAGGATCCCGTTCCGGCAGCCAGTTACACACTTTCTGATTCAGAAACAGACGCGCTGAAGCAAACGCTGCTCAACAGCGGCCTCACTGCTGCTGAACTCATTGTGACTGCCTGGGACAGCGCCCGCACGTTCCGTCAGTCGGATTACAGAGGCGGTGCAAACGGTGCACGCATTCGTCTTGAGCCGCAGAAAAACTGGCAGGCCAACGAACCGGCGCAGCTCGATAAAGTGCTCCGCAAGCTCGAAGAAATTCAGGCCGGACTGAACAAAAAAGTAAGCCTTGCCGACCTGATTGTGCTTGGCGGCACCGCAGCGGTTGAAAAAGCAGCACGCGATGCCGGCTTCAATGTAACTGTTCCTTTTGCACCCGGCCGTGGCGATGCCACACAGGTAGCTACAGACGCAGAATCATTCCAGTATCTGGAGCCTGTGCACGACGGATTCAGAAACTGGCTCAAGAAAGATTACGAAGTGAGTCCCGAAGAACTGCTCATTGACCGCGCACAACTCATGGGCCTCACTGCGGCCGAAATGACTGTGCTGGTTGGCGGTATGCGCGTGCTGGGCACAAACCACAGCGGCACCGCACATGGCGTGTTTACCAGCAATCCCGGTAAGCTCACTACCGATTTCTTCGTGAACCTTACCGATATGCAGTATGCGTGGAAACCGGCTGGCGACAATATGTACCGACTTGTAAACCGCAAAACCGGCGAAACAAAATGGACAGCCACACGCGTTGATCTTGTATTCGGCTCGAACTCAATTCTGCGTGCCTATGCCGAGTTTTATGCGCAGGATGATAACCGTGAGAAGTTTGTTCACGACTTCATCAATGCCTGGACAAAAGTGATGAATGCTGATCGTTTTGATCTTCACTAA
- a CDS encoding M13 family metallopeptidase: MKKFIWSSAALALLIACSEAAADKKNQGPARDIVAENVDSTVNPGDNFFRFANGRWIKNNPIPGSENSWTIGHLVRDEINTNLRRINEDAAKAGAAEGSDTRKIGDFWSTGMDSAKADKLGITPLQNELGLINAAADLKGIINAALALEPLGTGVFWAGYIGQDARNSEVMAVGLYQGGIGLEEREYYLDNDSATKEIRTEYQAHIGRMLVLLGQPEADASKAAADVVAFETKLAQVSRKLEDRRDPEKNYNKMAVEDVTKKLTPSIDWKTAFTGFGLKNVDSVIVGQPEFYSGLEKALKSTPVPVLQNYMRYHLVTSYADYLSKPVDTEHFNFYGKILSGAREQRPRWKRVLDSEGDAMGMVLGKLFVKEYFPERAKKRYSDMVEAVREVYAERIKALTWMDDSTKQKALSKLSTMKKKVGYPDVWKDYSKLIIGTNSYCENMMNASRWMFNDMISKYGKPVDRTEWEMTPQTYNAYYNPSNNEIVLPAAIFAIPGMPDSLIDDAVVYGYGGASTIGHEITHGFDDEGRKFDAYGNLKEWWTKSDAEKFVKRAQVMVDQFDGYEPLPGKHINGKATLGENIADYGGILLGLEAFKKTEQYKKGEKISGYTPVQRYFLGYALGWLGHQTEKQLTKRLMTDVHSPAEWRVNGPFANIPEFYAAFGVKEGQAMWRPDSLRVQIW; this comes from the coding sequence ATGAAAAAATTTATTTGGTCGTCCGCTGCTCTGGCTTTGCTTATTGCCTGCTCTGAAGCTGCGGCTGATAAAAAAAATCAGGGTCCGGCCCGCGATATTGTGGCCGAAAACGTGGACTCGACGGTTAATCCCGGCGATAATTTTTTCCGTTTTGCCAACGGTCGCTGGATTAAAAACAACCCGATTCCGGGTTCGGAAAACAGCTGGACCATTGGTCATCTGGTGCGTGATGAAATAAACACCAATTTGCGCCGGATAAATGAAGATGCGGCGAAAGCCGGTGCTGCTGAGGGCAGCGATACCCGAAAAATCGGCGATTTCTGGAGCACCGGCATGGATTCGGCCAAAGCGGATAAGCTGGGTATTACTCCGCTGCAAAACGAACTGGGCCTGATAAACGCAGCTGCTGACCTCAAGGGCATCATTAATGCGGCGTTGGCGCTGGAGCCGCTGGGCACAGGTGTTTTCTGGGCTGGTTATATCGGACAGGATGCACGCAACAGCGAAGTAATGGCTGTTGGACTGTATCAGGGCGGAATTGGTTTGGAAGAGCGCGAATATTATCTCGATAATGATTCGGCCACCAAAGAAATACGCACCGAGTACCAGGCTCATATCGGGCGTATGCTCGTGCTGCTGGGCCAGCCCGAAGCCGACGCTTCGAAAGCAGCCGCTGATGTGGTGGCTTTCGAAACCAAACTGGCACAAGTATCGCGCAAACTTGAAGACCGACGCGATCCGGAGAAAAACTACAATAAAATGGCCGTGGAAGATGTGACAAAAAAACTCACCCCTTCCATCGACTGGAAAACGGCGTTTACAGGCTTCGGTCTGAAAAATGTGGACTCTGTAATTGTAGGCCAGCCCGAATTTTACAGCGGTCTCGAAAAAGCCCTGAAATCGACACCTGTGCCGGTTTTGCAAAACTACATGCGCTACCACCTGGTAACTTCATATGCCGATTATCTTTCAAAGCCTGTGGACACGGAGCATTTCAATTTCTACGGCAAAATCCTTTCCGGCGCACGCGAACAACGTCCGCGGTGGAAACGGGTGCTGGATTCGGAAGGCGATGCAATGGGTATGGTGCTGGGAAAACTGTTTGTGAAAGAATATTTCCCTGAACGCGCCAAAAAACGGTACAGCGACATGGTGGAAGCCGTGCGCGAAGTTTATGCCGAACGCATTAAGGCGCTTACATGGATGGACGACAGCACCAAACAGAAGGCGCTTTCCAAACTCAGCACCATGAAGAAAAAAGTAGGCTATCCTGATGTGTGGAAAGATTACTCGAAGCTCATTATTGGCACCAACTCTTACTGCGAAAATATGATGAATGCTTCGCGCTGGATGTTTAACGACATGATTTCGAAATACGGCAAACCGGTTGACCGCACCGAATGGGAAATGACACCGCAAACCTATAATGCCTACTACAACCCGTCGAACAATGAAATTGTGCTGCCTGCGGCCATCTTTGCCATACCGGGAATGCCTGATTCACTCATCGACGACGCAGTGGTGTATGGCTATGGCGGCGCTTCAACCATCGGGCACGAAATCACCCACGGTTTTGATGATGAAGGCCGTAAGTTTGATGCCTACGGCAACCTGAAAGAATGGTGGACAAAATCAGATGCCGAAAAGTTTGTAAAACGAGCACAGGTAATGGTTGACCAGTTTGACGGCTATGAGCCGCTGCCTGGAAAACACATTAACGGCAAAGCCACACTGGGCGAAAACATTGCCGATTACGGCGGCATCCTGCTCGGCCTTGAAGCATTTAAAAAGACGGAGCAATACAAGAAAGGTGAAAAAATTTCGGGCTACACACCCGTGCAGCGTTACTTCCTCGGTTACGCATTAGGCTGGCTGGGCCACCAAACCGAGAAGCAGCTCACCAAACGCCTGATGACCGATGTACACTCGCCTGCCGAGTGGCGCGTTAACGGTCCGTTTGCCAATATCCCTGAATTTTATGCCGCGTTTGGCGTGAAAGAAGGTCAGGCTATGTGGCGCCCCGATTCGCTGCGGGTTCAGATCTGGTAA
- a CDS encoding regulatory protein RecX — MSETPEKKITDPAAALTKAQRWCAFQERSQQETRDKLYQWGLWPEAIEHIIAELISTNFLSEERFAEAFVSGKFRIKQWGRVKIKQELKQHRVSDPIIRKALSGIDSGEYYRTLQKTAQKKARTEKEKHPQKRKYKLMRYLISRGFEQDLVREVVEELLQDE, encoded by the coding sequence GTGAGTGAAACGCCCGAAAAAAAAATCACCGATCCTGCTGCGGCTTTAACCAAAGCACAACGCTGGTGCGCCTTTCAGGAACGCAGCCAGCAGGAAACACGCGACAAGCTCTACCAATGGGGCCTGTGGCCTGAGGCGATTGAACACATCATTGCCGAACTCATAAGCACCAACTTCCTGAGCGAAGAACGTTTTGCAGAAGCATTTGTGAGCGGAAAATTCCGCATCAAACAATGGGGGCGCGTAAAAATAAAACAGGAACTCAAACAGCACCGCGTCAGCGATCCCATTATCCGTAAAGCTCTTTCCGGAATTGACAGTGGCGAATATTACCGCACACTTCAAAAAACCGCACAAAAAAAAGCACGTACTGAGAAAGAAAAACACCCGCAGAAAAGAAAGTACAAACTCATGCGCTACCTCATTTCGCGGGGGTTTGAGCAGGATCTTGTGCGTGAAGTGGTAGAAGAGTTGCTGCAGGACGAATAA
- a CDS encoding amidohydrolase family protein has protein sequence MKRLKKILKIIGRVILLLIGVVLVVFIIGVNLPLDTYSQKKEAVPDFVLVNCRIADFMQDTVVGQAYIEVKNGRIVRIGNMQDSLLPVNKVTIDAKGSFVLPGLWDMHVHTLSLSPQLHFPLLIANGVTGVRDMGDGESWISDIDTHEKKDADKWKLQMQKENLLVPRIQESCSFHVEGLDDIEGASLKTKANYLVTKLKGRGEPFIKLQMEGDEFSPEAFMQVLEEAKRLQMPVLGHLPETADIQTTLKTGFKSVEHAWAFIPHFSSIKSTDEHELIRQECYLRNQSAQIEDTVLSLMAENNVWYVPTHVTSNKKEAFAFDTAFVNRAENKYIEGTQLWIWETWAGLHTSGVETEAQKATLMKYYKRGLEITGEAHRKGVKILAGTDALDRYVYHGFSLHDELEELVKAGLTPAEAIQTATINPASYFGITKDYGTIETGKVADFILVSENPLTKVGNTRKINAVYYNQRYYQQAELNAMKAYSENQANSFGVTCKFIWNMLKGLF, from the coding sequence ATGAAACGCCTGAAAAAAATTCTGAAGATTATTGGCCGTGTTATCTTACTGCTCATCGGAGTTGTGCTTGTTGTTTTTATTATCGGAGTAAATCTTCCGCTTGATACTTATTCTCAAAAAAAGGAAGCCGTTCCTGATTTCGTATTAGTGAATTGTCGGATAGCCGATTTTATGCAAGATACGGTTGTGGGTCAGGCATATATAGAAGTAAAAAACGGGCGGATTGTCCGTATCGGGAATATGCAGGACAGCCTGTTGCCAGTAAATAAGGTTACGATTGATGCAAAAGGAAGTTTTGTTCTCCCGGGATTGTGGGATATGCATGTGCATACGCTTTCACTTTCGCCGCAGCTGCACTTTCCGTTACTGATTGCCAATGGAGTTACCGGTGTGCGCGATATGGGCGATGGCGAATCATGGATAAGCGATATTGATACTCACGAGAAAAAGGATGCTGATAAGTGGAAATTACAAATGCAGAAAGAAAATCTGCTTGTTCCAAGAATTCAGGAATCTTGTAGTTTTCATGTGGAGGGGCTTGATGATATAGAGGGAGCATCATTGAAAACAAAGGCAAACTATCTGGTAACGAAACTGAAGGGAAGAGGAGAGCCGTTTATCAAACTTCAGATGGAAGGTGATGAATTTTCTCCGGAGGCATTTATGCAGGTATTGGAGGAGGCGAAACGACTGCAAATGCCTGTGTTGGGGCATTTGCCCGAAACGGCCGATATACAAACGACGTTGAAAACCGGTTTTAAAAGCGTTGAACACGCCTGGGCATTTATTCCGCATTTTTCCTCCATAAAGAGTACCGATGAGCATGAACTAATACGTCAGGAATGTTATCTGCGCAACCAGAGTGCTCAGATTGAAGATACTGTTCTTTCGCTTATGGCAGAAAACAATGTGTGGTATGTGCCTACTCACGTTACGTCTAACAAAAAAGAAGCTTTTGCTTTTGATACGGCTTTTGTAAACCGAGCAGAAAATAAATACATCGAAGGAACACAGTTGTGGATATGGGAAACATGGGCCGGTTTGCATACTTCAGGAGTTGAAACGGAGGCGCAAAAGGCAACACTGATGAAATACTATAAAAGAGGCCTTGAAATAACCGGAGAAGCACATCGTAAGGGGGTTAAAATTCTTGCAGGTACGGATGCGCTTGATCGTTATGTGTATCACGGATTTAGTTTGCACGATGAACTGGAAGAACTGGTAAAAGCCGGACTGACTCCTGCTGAAGCCATTCAAACGGCAACCATTAACCCCGCATCCTATTTCGGGATCACAAAAGATTATGGGACTATCGAAACAGGAAAAGTGGCTGATTTTATTCTGGTGAGCGAAAATCCGCTGACTAAAGTGGGGAATACCCGAAAAATTAATGCGGTGTATTATAATCAACGTTATTACCAGCAGGCAGAGCTGAATGCGATGAAAGCCTATTCCGAAAATCAGGCCAATAGCTTTGGTGTTACCTGCAAATTTATCTGGAATATGCTGAAAGGGCTTTTTTAA